In Zobellia roscoffensis, the following are encoded in one genomic region:
- a CDS encoding cation diffusion facilitator family transporter, which translates to MGHSHGHDHGHSNLKGRNLIISILLNILITVAQVIGGLISGSLSLLSDALHNFSDVLSLIISYIATLLSKRQASTNKTFGYKRAEIIAAFVNAATLIMVALILIKEASERFFEPQAIESNVVIWLSLLGIVANGFSVLLLKKDSKSNMNMKSAYLHLLTDMLASVAVLIGGLLMKFYEVYWVDAALTLAIAIYLIFVGYDLLKDSTRVLMLFTPDTIHVKQIVEEVCKITSVKNIHHIHIWQLNEDEVHLEAHVDFNEDIKLSEFDNILDEIEEVVYHKFGINHVTIQPEHGKCGSKQIIVQD; encoded by the coding sequence ATGGGACATTCTCACGGACACGACCATGGTCATTCTAATTTAAAAGGAAGGAATTTAATTATATCCATCCTATTAAACATTCTAATTACGGTTGCTCAAGTAATTGGAGGTTTAATTTCTGGAAGTCTTTCATTACTTTCAGATGCGCTACATAATTTCAGTGATGTTCTTTCACTTATTATTAGCTATATAGCCACTTTATTGTCTAAAAGACAAGCTTCAACGAATAAGACTTTTGGTTATAAACGTGCCGAAATCATTGCCGCTTTTGTAAATGCAGCTACTTTAATTATGGTGGCACTTATATTGATTAAGGAAGCCTCGGAACGATTTTTTGAGCCACAAGCAATAGAATCTAACGTAGTTATATGGCTTTCATTATTAGGTATAGTAGCCAATGGTTTTAGCGTGCTCTTGCTTAAGAAAGATTCTAAGAGCAATATGAATATGAAATCAGCTTATTTACACTTGTTAACAGATATGTTGGCATCTGTGGCAGTGCTTATAGGCGGGTTGTTAATGAAATTCTATGAGGTATATTGGGTAGATGCGGCCTTGACCTTGGCTATTGCTATTTATTTGATTTTCGTAGGCTATGATTTATTAAAAGATTCAACACGCGTACTTATGCTTTTTACGCCAGATACCATTCATGTTAAACAGATAGTAGAAGAAGTATGTAAGATTACCTCTGTAAAAAATATTCATCACATTCATATTTGGCAGTTAAATGAAGATGAGGTGCACTTAGAGGCACATGTAGATTTTAATGAAGACATCAAACTTTCGGAGTTTGACAACATTCTTGATGAAATAGAAGAGGTTGTATATCACAAATTCGGAATCAATCACGTTACTATACAACCGGAACATGGAAAATGTGGTAGTAAACAAATAATAGTACAAGATTAA
- the rnr gene encoding ribonuclease R, with amino-acid sequence MSKNKKKARNHRTNEITKGIFTVLEKDPKKSFNYKQIAAKLGLDNTQDRNQLIKRLGQLKEKNRIQEEGRGNYMAVASTKKYQTGTVDLTGRGNAYVVIEGMEDDVFVHANKVNKAFHGDTVEVYIFPRRKGKKLEGEIANILERKKTEFVGIVDIQKTFAFVRPTDFRMYKDFFIPKDDINGANDGDKVIVKLVNWDSKDDSPTGIITEVLGKPGEHNTEIHAILAEYGLPYSFPTEVERYADTLDTSIKEEEIAKRRDMREVLTFTIDPKDAKDFDDALSFEVLENGNYEIGIHIADVSHYLVPDTILDDEAYERATSVYLVDRVVPMLPEVLSNNACSLRPNEEKYTFSAIFEMDKDANIKNQWFGRTAINSNERFAYEEAQHIIETNEGSIPKEISIREDAYTVPEDVVNATLEMDRMAKIMRGRRMQEGALSFDKVEVRFNLNENSEPIGVFFKESKDANKLVEEFMLLANRKVAEFIGKQKPKKTFIYRIHDDPNEDKLIALNGIISRFGHKLDFKDKKSISASLNQLLSDVKGKKEQNLVDTLTIRSMSKAIYTTDNIGHYGLSFDYYSHFTSPIRRYPDVMVHRLLQHYLDGGASAKEEVYEQKCKHSSDMEYLASSAERDSIKYMQIKFMQDHQDQEFVGVISGVTEWGIYVEIIENKCEGMVRISDIKDDYYTFDEKEYAIVGEKTKKTYQLGDEVVVMVKNSDLVKRHLDFSLLGKHEG; translated from the coding sequence ATGTCAAAGAACAAAAAGAAAGCTCGTAACCATAGAACAAACGAGATAACAAAAGGAATCTTCACTGTATTAGAGAAAGATCCTAAAAAGAGTTTCAATTATAAACAAATAGCCGCTAAGCTTGGCCTAGATAATACACAAGACCGTAACCAGTTAATTAAAAGGTTAGGGCAACTTAAAGAAAAAAATAGAATACAAGAAGAAGGCAGAGGTAATTATATGGCTGTGGCTTCTACAAAAAAATACCAAACAGGTACTGTTGACCTTACCGGGCGTGGTAATGCCTATGTTGTCATAGAAGGTATGGAAGATGATGTCTTTGTTCACGCCAATAAAGTGAATAAAGCTTTTCATGGAGATACTGTAGAAGTATATATATTTCCAAGGAGAAAAGGTAAGAAACTGGAGGGTGAGATTGCTAATATTCTGGAACGTAAAAAGACTGAATTTGTTGGTATTGTAGATATACAAAAGACATTTGCTTTTGTACGCCCAACCGATTTTAGAATGTATAAAGATTTCTTTATTCCCAAGGATGATATAAATGGAGCTAATGATGGCGATAAGGTCATAGTTAAACTTGTTAATTGGGATAGTAAAGACGATTCTCCTACTGGAATTATTACTGAAGTATTAGGAAAACCAGGAGAACACAATACTGAAATACATGCTATTTTGGCAGAGTATGGTCTTCCATATAGCTTTCCTACGGAAGTAGAACGTTACGCAGACACGCTTGATACTTCTATTAAGGAAGAAGAAATAGCAAAAAGAAGAGATATGCGAGAGGTTTTAACCTTTACCATTGATCCAAAAGATGCCAAAGATTTTGATGATGCCCTCTCTTTTGAAGTGTTAGAGAATGGTAATTATGAAATAGGTATTCATATTGCAGATGTTTCTCATTATTTGGTACCTGATACTATTTTGGATGATGAAGCTTATGAAAGAGCTACCTCAGTGTATTTAGTTGATCGTGTAGTACCTATGCTTCCAGAAGTGTTATCTAACAATGCTTGTTCGTTAAGACCTAATGAGGAAAAATATACTTTTTCTGCCATTTTTGAGATGGATAAAGATGCGAATATCAAGAACCAATGGTTTGGTAGGACGGCAATAAATTCTAATGAACGTTTTGCTTATGAAGAAGCGCAGCATATTATAGAAACTAATGAAGGCAGTATTCCAAAAGAGATTTCTATTCGTGAGGATGCATATACCGTTCCAGAAGATGTAGTGAACGCTACTTTAGAGATGGATCGTATGGCTAAGATTATGCGTGGTAGACGTATGCAAGAAGGTGCTCTTTCTTTTGATAAGGTAGAAGTACGTTTTAATCTAAACGAAAATAGTGAACCTATTGGTGTATTCTTTAAAGAATCAAAAGATGCTAATAAGCTAGTTGAAGAGTTTATGCTTTTGGCTAACAGAAAAGTGGCAGAATTTATAGGAAAACAGAAGCCAAAGAAGACATTTATCTATCGTATTCACGATGATCCTAATGAAGATAAATTAATAGCCCTTAACGGTATTATTTCTAGGTTCGGGCATAAGTTAGACTTTAAAGATAAAAAATCCATTAGTGCGTCTTTAAATCAGCTTTTGAGCGATGTTAAAGGCAAAAAAGAACAGAACTTAGTAGATACGCTCACTATTCGTAGTATGAGCAAAGCCATATATACTACAGACAATATTGGACATTATGGTTTATCGTTTGATTACTATAGTCACTTTACATCGCCTATTAGAAGATACCCAGATGTAATGGTACATAGGTTATTACAACATTATTTAGATGGAGGCGCCTCGGCAAAAGAAGAAGTTTATGAACAGAAATGTAAACATTCTTCGGATATGGAGTATTTAGCTTCAAGTGCAGAACGTGATTCTATTAAATACATGCAGATCAAGTTCATGCAAGACCATCAAGATCAAGAATTTGTTGGGGTTATTAGTGGTGTTACCGAATGGGGTATTTATGTTGAAATCATAGAGAACAAGTGTGAGGGCATGGTCCGGATCAGTGATATAAAAGATGATTATTATACCTTTGACGAAAAGGAGTACGCAATTGTAGGAGAAAAGACAAAGAAAACCTATCAATTGGGTGACGAAGTTGTAGTTATGGTAAAGAATTCCGATTTAGTAAAACGTCATTTAGATTTCTCCTTATTGGGAAAGCATGAAGGATAG
- a CDS encoding GNAT family N-acetyltransferase: MIEINVKSFEALTKLELYNILKIRSEVFVVEQDCVYQDIDDKDQKAFHVIATKNDEIIAYTRIFRSGDYFDEASIGRVVVKDSERKYGYGKDIMKASIVAVEEHFNEKVIKVSAQLYLERFYHTLGFDQEGDGYLEDGIPHIGMVKK; this comes from the coding sequence ATGATAGAGATTAACGTAAAATCATTTGAGGCACTCACAAAACTAGAGCTTTACAATATACTTAAAATTAGAAGTGAGGTTTTTGTGGTTGAACAAGATTGTGTTTATCAAGATATTGATGATAAAGACCAAAAGGCATTTCATGTTATTGCCACTAAAAATGATGAAATAATTGCCTATACACGAATATTCAGATCTGGTGATTATTTTGATGAAGCCAGCATAGGTAGGGTAGTAGTAAAGGATTCCGAACGAAAGTATGGTTATGGAAAAGATATAATGAAAGCCTCAATTGTTGCAGTCGAAGAGCATTTTAATGAAAAAGTAATTAAAGTTTCTGCCCAGTTATATTTAGAACGCTTTTATCACACCTTAGGTTTTGACCAAGAAGGAGATGGGTATCTAGAAGATGGAATACCACATATAGGTATGGTAAAAAAATAA
- a CDS encoding LysE family translocator: protein MWEDIQAAVPLGFLLSFMIGPVFFVLLETSAIKGFRAAIVFDFGVILADGVFLVVAYFSSFQLLENLSNQPGLYVFGGVILLVYGITTIFKKPPKQVETHIKVKKSDYLGLFIKGFLLNFINIGVLVFWLGIIIVVGPSLDNEPNRIVVFFSTMVGAYFVTDIFKILLAKQLKRKLTVQRIYLIKKGLGIILVICGIVLIVKGFLPKDQFTIEEGIERMEKLQ from the coding sequence ATGTGGGAAGACATTCAGGCAGCGGTTCCTTTAGGCTTTTTATTAAGTTTTATGATCGGTCCTGTTTTCTTTGTGCTTTTAGAAACCAGTGCAATAAAAGGCTTTAGAGCTGCTATTGTTTTTGATTTTGGTGTTATTCTAGCAGATGGGGTTTTTCTTGTTGTTGCCTATTTTAGTAGTTTTCAACTTTTAGAAAATTTAAGTAATCAACCAGGGTTATATGTCTTTGGTGGTGTAATTCTTCTGGTATATGGTATTACTACTATTTTTAAAAAACCTCCCAAGCAAGTAGAAACTCATATAAAAGTTAAGAAAAGTGATTATTTAGGCCTATTCATCAAAGGATTTTTACTCAATTTTATCAATATTGGTGTTCTCGTATTTTGGTTAGGTATTATTATTGTTGTAGGTCCAAGTTTAGATAATGAACCTAACCGTATAGTAGTATTCTTTTCAACAATGGTAGGCGCTTATTTTGTAACGGACATTTTTAAAATTCTTTTAGCGAAACAATTAAAGCGAAAGCTCACTGTTCAAAGAATTTATTTGATAAAAAAAGGACTTGGTATTATTCTAGTTATATGTGGTATTGTACTCATAGTTAAAGGTTTTTTACCCAAAGACCAGTTTACTATTGAAGAAGGAATTGAACGTATGGAAAAGTTGCAGTAA
- a CDS encoding RpiB/LacA/LacB family sugar-phosphate isomerase, with protein MKIAIGNDHAGTDYKLAIVGLLKSMNIEVNNYGTDGTDSVDYADFVHPVALDVDKGEVNFGIIICGSGNGASMTANKHQQVRCALCWTKEIVQLSREHNDANILSLPARFISLSQALEMVKTFLNTDFEGGRHERRIEKIPCK; from the coding sequence ATGAAAATAGCTATTGGAAACGATCACGCAGGTACGGACTATAAATTAGCCATTGTAGGTTTATTGAAATCTATGAATATAGAGGTTAATAATTATGGAACGGATGGAACGGATAGTGTTGATTATGCAGATTTTGTTCACCCTGTTGCTTTAGATGTTGATAAAGGTGAAGTAAATTTTGGTATTATTATCTGTGGCAGTGGTAATGGTGCTTCTATGACAGCCAACAAACACCAGCAAGTACGTTGTGCTCTTTGTTGGACAAAAGAGATAGTTCAATTAAGCAGAGAACATAATGATGCCAATATCTTAAGTCTACCGGCTAGGTTTATTTCTTTATCCCAAGCTCTTGAAATGGTAAAGACATTTTTAAATACAGATTTTGAAGGTGGTAGACACGAAAGAAGAATAGAAAAAATTCCTTGTAAGTAA
- a CDS encoding head GIN domain-containing protein — MKKFVLLVICILGLQFSFAQDAKMTQDLTKFSEVKAFDGLSVTLIKADVNKAVISGENIDKVAIVNNDGVLKIRMQIGKIFSGYRTFVEIYYTENLIVIDVNEDARIASEEPIKQEVLELKAQEGGELEINAEVEQMLIKTVTGGIISTIGSSNLQDIVINTGGIYEGKEFKTKFSTINVNAGSRAEIFASDYVKATVKAGGEVLVYGDPKKMDEKTVFGGTVTRM, encoded by the coding sequence ATGAAAAAGTTCGTTTTGCTTGTCATTTGTATACTTGGGCTCCAATTTAGTTTTGCCCAGGACGCTAAGATGACACAAGACCTAACCAAATTCTCAGAGGTTAAGGCTTTTGACGGTCTTTCTGTGACGCTTATTAAAGCTGATGTGAACAAAGCAGTCATATCTGGTGAGAATATAGATAAAGTAGCCATTGTTAATAATGATGGTGTGCTTAAAATACGCATGCAAATAGGTAAAATTTTTAGTGGATATAGAACCTTTGTAGAAATCTATTATACAGAAAATCTGATTGTAATAGATGTAAATGAAGATGCCCGGATAGCCTCTGAGGAACCTATTAAACAGGAAGTACTGGAATTAAAAGCTCAAGAAGGAGGTGAATTAGAAATTAATGCCGAGGTAGAACAGATGTTAATAAAGACGGTTACAGGAGGTATTATTTCTACTATTGGTTCTTCAAACTTACAAGATATTGTTATTAATACCGGAGGCATTTACGAAGGTAAAGAGTTCAAAACCAAATTTTCTACTATTAATGTTAATGCAGGGTCTAGAGCAGAAATTTTTGCTTCGGATTATGTAAAGGCAACCGTAAAGGCTGGTGGTGAGGTACTTGTATATGGTGATCCAAAAAAAATGGATGAAAAAACTGTATTTGGTGGCACCGTAACACGAATGTAA
- the folB gene encoding dihydroneopterin aldolase, which yields MDKVKVSNIRVYAHHGCLAEETAIGSEYLVNVSVDADLTKASISDKLTDTVDYVHINHIVKEEMKIPSKLLEHIGKRIIDRIFLEIAIVKKAEVEVSKINPPIGGDVEKVTIVLKEKRKK from the coding sequence TTGGATAAGGTTAAGGTTAGTAATATAAGGGTTTATGCCCACCATGGTTGCTTAGCGGAAGAAACCGCAATAGGGAGTGAATATTTGGTAAACGTGTCTGTTGATGCCGATTTGACCAAAGCATCAATTTCCGATAAATTAACTGATACAGTTGATTATGTTCATATCAACCATATTGTAAAGGAGGAAATGAAAATACCTTCTAAGCTTTTGGAACATATTGGTAAACGTATCATAGACCGTATTTTCTTAGAAATAGCAATCGTAAAAAAAGCAGAAGTTGAGGTTTCCAAAATAAACCCGCCTATTGGTGGTGATGTAGAGAAGGTAACTATTGTTTTAAAAGAAAAGCGAAAAAAGTAA
- a CDS encoding PorP/SprF family type IX secretion system membrane protein: MRKFIWTLLLLSGIITARGQELNSPQLTQYLADNPFVLSPVYAGIGDHVKIRLNGLTQWVGIKDAPQTQSLAADMRLGEKSGIGLFLYNDKNGYTKQQGARVSFAHHLTLDRYDDEFLSFGLSYNFNQFRIDIDKFVDANLDPGVINNRQTSNHNFDVGVLYRYGKFYISGNASNLLGKDPSSFTFNADEPNELRNYYVYTGYRYRKNKNSDLEIEPSVLFKMFESDGRSETDLNLKFRWYNFEDYFYAGVNYRFLNDQIGSPLFVAPFAGLKKNNFYFGYSYQIILNELLTYSTGTHVVTIGVDLFQGLSNCRCTY, encoded by the coding sequence ATGCGCAAATTCATATGGACCTTGCTGCTCTTATCGGGCATTATAACTGCGAGAGGTCAGGAGCTCAATTCGCCCCAACTTACTCAATATTTGGCAGATAACCCCTTTGTTCTATCTCCAGTGTATGCTGGTATAGGCGATCATGTAAAAATTAGACTTAATGGTCTTACACAGTGGGTGGGAATTAAAGATGCCCCGCAAACACAGTCTTTAGCAGCAGACATGCGTCTGGGTGAAAAATCAGGTATAGGGCTATTCCTGTATAATGATAAAAACGGATATACTAAACAACAAGGTGCGAGGGTTTCTTTCGCGCATCACTTAACCCTAGATAGATATGATGATGAATTTCTTTCATTTGGTCTTTCATACAATTTTAACCAGTTTAGAATAGACATTGATAAATTTGTGGATGCTAATCTTGATCCGGGTGTTATTAACAACCGTCAAACCAGCAATCATAACTTTGATGTAGGTGTGTTGTACCGGTATGGTAAATTTTATATAAGTGGAAATGCTTCTAACCTTTTAGGAAAAGATCCTAGTAGCTTTACATTTAATGCCGATGAGCCTAATGAGTTAAGAAACTATTATGTGTATACAGGATATCGTTATAGAAAAAATAAGAACAGTGATCTAGAAATAGAACCTTCTGTATTATTCAAAATGTTTGAAAGTGATGGTCGTTCTGAAACAGATTTAAACTTAAAATTTAGATGGTATAATTTTGAAGATTATTTCTATGCAGGTGTTAACTACCGTTTCTTAAATGATCAAATAGGTAGTCCCCTCTTTGTAGCCCCTTTTGCCGGTCTAAAGAAAAATAATTTCTATTTTGGATATTCGTATCAAATAATTCTTAACGAATTACTTACCTACAGTACAGGTACCCATGTAGTTACCATAGGTGTAGATTTATTTCAAGGTCTTAGTAACTGTCGTTGTACATACTAA